The sequence below is a genomic window from Mytilus edulis chromosome 2, xbMytEdul2.2, whole genome shotgun sequence.
CTTTGAatgtaaaaatgacaaataaattagTTGTAAGCTAgagatatttataaattatcgtcatatcaacgagattgatttttaGCTTGAGCCAGTaaagcgaaagtgagaaaagcaatttagttgagatgaccaatgataatctgtttatcgctattttacctatgaagacGTTCGTTGTAAATTTCATTAGCCACGTGCCCCCTTAGTTTCTGGCgaatttttcatatcacttgaCTCCCTTGAGAAagaaaattatcagtcagcaagatcaaaggaatGTTTCATAAAAATAGCGATAATAATTGATCTCTTGTAGAAATTACTATTACAGAAAATATTGAACATATTTAGTTGTAAAAACATCACAGActctttcattatttttgtggTTAAAGTTATAAATGTTATTCATAAGAGCTATTCAGCTTCAGGGTAATGGGTATCAAATCTGCAGAAAGCAAATTCAGTAAACATGCATTATAACAGTATCATATAGTCTTAGTAATGTTTCGTTAATTTGCAAACTAGTTTTTAGATATCTGCATATCCAAATAAGGACTTTTATGCCACTTGGTTTTTAGCTGTGAACCTTATCACTGCCTGTGCAAAGATGACAAAGAATTTAACAGTAATTACTGTTTGGTTAAAGGTCTTACATTTCCCCGTTTTTTTTGAAAAGCTACTGAAAGATCATTGGTATCAATCTAACATGGTATTCACTAAATACAGATATACCATTTAGTTGGAGCCCAGCAATAGTCATTGACAAAGTCCTACCAAAAATTTTACAACTGAAAATTTGTAAAGCAAGACTTAAACCCAAAtcacttttattcatatttttacaatCATTTTTTGCAGTAGATCTGATTTCATTGATTTCAAAagtatatatttgatttgttatttcaGTATGAGATTTTCTTTCTTTATGTAAGTTGGATTCTGAAGTTACTGGtttaatgtttttctttgttatattaagtAACAAATatacgtatttacacttttggaatttagctgtattttgcctCAGAATGACCTTATAACACCTCGGAataaccttttgacgtcaagcaacaatcactttttagttgtgacgtcaaatattttgaattatgaagtcaaagtttacgggaacctgtctGATGTTATGTAATGGctgacaaatttgcatacaagtgtaaatacgttttgTATTGGAATTAAGTTCTTCACATCATATGCATTTTCagcaagttttttttaacattctcaTATTCATACTAATATAGCATGACATGTTTTCTaatgatttgtttttactttaatagGTTACAGgtcaacatttattttaataaagttcACTCTTTTTTCCTAGAAGTTTCATTCTTGATAAAACACTATAATGAATCATTTTAGCATGAATTTATTTTTGCATTCTTATATTATTATTGCATCTTTGATTGATgaaaacaagtaaataaaatgaataatgaattaaTGACTTTGATTGAAAATTTTCTGATATTTTAGAGGCTATTTACTGAAATTATTGAATTGCAACTAATACCTTTTAATTAAATCTAAAACATGTTGTAGAAATTCAGTAACTGGGCCTTTCTTTTCAATAATTGTCCATATTTATTCCTGATTATGAAGCAAATGAATAATAGACAATCAGGATATGACTCAATATTAGAAATTGCAATGCAAAGAAAAAACAGACTTTGTAATGCAAAGAAAAAACAGACTTTGTAATGCAAAGAAAAAACAGACTTTGCAATGCAAAGAAAAAACAGACTTTGTAATGCAAAGAAAAAACAGACTTTGTAATGCAAAGAAAAAACAGACTttgaaatgcaaagaaaaaacAGACTTTGTAATGCAAAGAAAAAACAGACTTTGTAATGCAAAGAAAAAACAGACTTTgtaatgcaaagaaaaaaaaaacagactttgaaatgcaaagaaaaaacAGACTTGACTttgaaatgcaaagaaaaaacAGACTTTGAAATGCAAATAAATAACTAGACATGGAAATACACAGAAAtaacatacacagaaatacaCATGAGCAACAGACAAGAAAAAATACATTAATAACAGACATGTAAAAGCATGTTAATAATTAGACATTGCATATTACACTTCAAATGAATAATCGCATTAAAGTTTGAAGCTGCAATTTAGTTAgttaagaaagaaagaaaaatacatgaaatagaggaatttatcttaacaaaacctttataaataataaatttaatcaTTTTGATAGACCTAGAAATTTCGAAGTAATTCTGCAACTtatttgattgtatttttttgttaacaGGGAACCTGTAGTAAATGGGCACAGTAGTGGTGACAATGATTCAAATCATTCAAGCCAACAAACAATAAGTAAAAAGACATCACCAAAACCAGATCGGCCACCATCATCACCAGCTGCTATAACCACACATGAAACCTCAATGGCAACACCTGACCTCTCGGTGGCAACTCCTGACACTTCATTTGCAACAGCTGCCAGCACAGCGGCAACTCCTATAAAGACAAATGGTGAAGGACTGACAAATGGATTGTCTTCAGAGCCTGAAAGTCCGCCAGAAAGTATGCTATTACTTAActtattaaaaataaactttgatATATTAACTTTGAGTTGACAGTCATTGGAGAAGAATTAAAGATATGTATAAGTTCAGACTTCACGAAAATACTTTTTCTCAATCAAAAGTTTTATGCCAGGAAATTTCTCCTGTATCATTTGTTCATCAATTTTTCTGCATAAttaaggctattttattattaaggtaaaatttgaaaaataagaagCCATATGGAAATGTATAGTTCaagattattatattttatgGAACTGTTTACAGGTCCTAAGACCCCTGAACCTCAACCTGAGGCCCCTGTGCCTCAATCTAAGGCCCCTGAGCCTCAACCTGAGGTTGTGAAGAAAGGTATAGGAATATCATCTCAATTACCCATCATTCATTTAACACCTTAGCCTGGGATCCTGGTTTACTGCTTAGCAACTACTAGCAACAGAAGCAGATAATTGATCAGGATCCCAGGCTAATAACATCTTAACCTAGCAACATTGCAGCAAAGACCCTTATAATGTATTACCTTAGCAACCATTGTACAATTTGTAATTACATAGCTGACTCATTAGTGTTCAAACTACATTTTTATGCcacacctatgatagtagaggggcattatgttttctggtctgtgcctccgttcgtctgttcgtccgttcgttcgtccgttcgttcgtcccgcttcaggttaaagtttttggtcgaggtagtttttgatgaagttgaagtccaatcaatttgaaacttagtacacatgttccctatgatatgatctttctaattttaatgtcaaattaaagtattgaccccaattttatggtccactgaacaaagaaaaagatagtgtgaagctcaggttaaagtttttggtcaagacagtttttgatgaagttgaagtccaatcaacttgaaacttagtacacatgtaaactatgatatgaactttctaattttaatgccaaattaaagtattgaccccaaatttcacagtccagtgaacatgtaaaatgatagtgcgagtggggcatccgtgtactatggacacattcttgtttcaattgCATAGCTGATTCATTAGTGTTCAAACTACATGTTTTGTGATAAATATTGGTTCAATAATAACAAGGCATCAATTTTCTGTTATGGATTTATTAGgcgaaaaatcttttttttaatttatattacttACCATAAAATCAAAGGGTTGCTAAGAAAGGTACACAAGCTTTAAAGGTGGTAAACATAATACATCATTAGTTAGTGGATGTTATAGGTACCAGTATCTACACCAGGGAATATTGATAGTCAGGGGAACTTATAGGTACCAGTTTCTATGAAAGAGAATATGcacctttatttcattttatctgCCTGCAGTTTTTTGTATCTCAACTATCAGTATTAATTACCACAGAAATCAATAGACCAGTGGCAGATCGTGTAATTGAAACAGGAAGTGCATTTTTGTACAAGAAAATCTAAGATcacaatagaaataaaaatttaaggtggtacccaacactttcactaaaattaatttggctcgtttaattttcacaaaattttgacaaagtatttactttgaccctttgacaaaaatgtaaaaatttaaaaaattttgaaccaaccgttttgtcagaaaaattacactggttatatagcaatttgataaacaccaattttgatcattgagaagcttaatattccttttacaacacaacgtaattaaaacgtttagctgactttacagagttatctccctgtagtgttaggtaccaccttaaagactATGAATAGGAATACTTTGTAAAGTCCAATAATGGCCCCTGTAAAAACATTTAGAATATTAACCCTTTTACTACATACTTCATGAACTACATGTATCTCTAATCACTGGAACGAAAATTTCTTCATATTTCAGAACAAAATAAGTATTAACAAATCTTGACACTAATAAAATCTCCAGACTCACGGgacatcaaacacatcaaatgagaTTTAACATTCAATACATGTTTCCTCGAGAATGAAATTCTTTTCCTTTTCACATGCTGTGCGTTCTATCAAAAAATGAAACTCCTCTTCAAACTGCCTATTTTACACTGCCTACAAAATCTTCACAACTATGTGAATACTGATGATTGATTTCATTTAGTTACCTGCAAGTCCATGCAAAATATATTGCTTTAATGCCACTGTTAGTTCCCTCATTTCTGTGTAATATTACTGCAGTTCTAGCATTGGTAAAATAAGATTAAAGATATCTTCATTCATTGACACTTGGCATCATGGTACAAAGATAAAACTAGAAATATAAACAAAGTAGTAATTGTTGTTTGTATGTAGAGCATGTTCTGTAGAGGTCATTATCTAGGATGATGGTTTTGGTGTATTATTCCAACACTATATTTTAACATAAGCAATAACTTTTAATAAGACATATTGTTAACAATTTGAATTTTGGaatactttttataatttcaattgttcataaAGATTTTTAAGCTTTCTGATGAAAAATTGCTGAaatgactttatttttttatttttcatcaagTAATGTAGTGTTGGTACACAGTAAGGAAATGTTTCATTTCTTCCTAATGTAAATACAAGACTTTCATTTAGAAATATAATTGTCTAATAggcaattattttttattattaactcTTTTACTATAACATTTTTGGAATGATTAATTAAATGAAAAGTGAGACAGCTACCCAATGTCATAATAAAGGATATGTAGTGATTAGATTTTAAGATCAATCATTACCAAAAGAAATGGATGCTGTTATTCTTTTttcctctttttaaaaaaaaatataggacgAAGAAACATAAGTgaagaatttctgaaatttaatgtatttaattattcaagagaaattttaaaaggaatgtataaaaagtatttttgaatttgatttttagatttaaaattcTTTGCAGATATAATGTTTTCAGTTGAAAAGACCTAagacattttttcttttaaacaatgGAAGTTTGGAATGTAAGTTTATCACTCACAGAAATTTGCTAACTGAAAATATGCCTGATTTGACCATTGTAAGATTTGAATAAAAGATTTTAGTTATTACTATACATTACATGTTTTTACTATACATTACAAGTTTTAACTATACATTACAAGTTTTCACTATACATAACATGTTTTTATAATGCATTACAACTTATTCATCTGTTTTAGGTCCGCTGTATGAAAATAGTGAAGTAAATTACACAACTCCTTCAAAGGTAGAAAAAGAATTTACAAAAGATGAAAGTGAAAGTCGACATACAGAGCATGCAGAAGGTCCAGTTGATACATATGAAGAACCAAtggtaaaaatatattatatattttatggccAGTGAATGATAGTTGGGGCATTGTATTTCATATGCGTGTGTGTTAGTCAATCAGGTTAAATATTTAGTTATGGTTGTTTTCCATGATGTTCCTTCGTTTCATCAGGAACAAACCTTTGAGAGGTAATTAATTTATTTCTGTATAACTTTGGGAGTTTGCTTTGAATTTGAGTTTTTACTTGTGTTGAGGAACAGTTCATGTTCAACAGGATAATCTTATTTCATTATGTAGCTAAATCAATTGTTGTAAAATTTGACTAAAAGAAAAGATGAAACTATTTCATGTGTTTTGCTTTGACTGCGGTTGAATTTTAATGCATAAGATACATTGTTTGTCATGCTTATGTACCCTCTGTGTATTAGAATGAGGAAACAGTATAGAGATATCATGAATACTAGTACTTTTTGCAATATATTACCAATTTATGTTTTATCCATACTTATATACCAGTTATCTTTTAAGGTAAATACAGAACAGCCATTAGTGAATGGTCCTACAGATGAGGATTTGACACAGGAAGCAAGCAAAGAAACTTTTAAACAGACTGCTGTGGAAAATAGTGAGGAGATGCCATTACATGCTCCCCCAAAACCCCAGTCAGAACCCCCAGTACCCCCTAAGGAGCCTCCCCCAGAGGATGATGATGACATTCCAACCAAAGCTGCGCCAGCTGTAGAAAATAAGAATGAAGATCAAGATTCAGATCATTATTATGATAGGGTACCAGATCAGTTAGATGTTTCCGATGATAAAGACAATGATGAGgataatttttatgaaattccAAGCTCGTCTAAAATTCCAGATGTATTGCCTGATGATTGTCTTTATGTGGTAAGTTATGGTGACAATGTATACTCTGTATACATTTACCCCCATTCTAAAAGTGAGAGCTTTATTGTATTCTCTTGTACATCCATCTATTCGTCTGTTTGCCCTTCAGTCCAACAAATATTTTCTTGCCATTTTCTCTGGAATGGCTTAACAGAAAAACTTCATATTTAGCAGCTTGACAGTGATGAGGTGTATTATGTCAGCACttattttatctttcttcctgtTTTCTGATACATTTGAATTAGAAGTGGCGGGGGGAGGGGATATGCTTAGCAGGACAACATGTGCATCCTTGTTGGAAATTAAATCTTAATTATGTGGAAAATACTGTTAAAACATTATCAAAAAGAGACATTGCCCTTGCAGTAGCACATGATAATATACAaaaaagttgtggtatgattgccaatgagacaaccatccacaagagaccaaatgactcaaAAATTAATAACAATAGGTCAccctatggccttcaacaatgagtgaaACCCATACAACATAGTCAGTTATAAAGGCCTCCATCAACAATTTATGTACTAAATTATGAACAAAAATaagatatacagcaacaaacaacaacccttgaattacagactcctgacatgggacaggaaCATAatgaatgtggcggggtaaaagtTAAATTAGTTTGAAGGCCACTATGTATACgttatatgaataaattaaacttGAGAGAACTAATGAcatttattgttgttattgtcaCAGGTAGTAGCGACACAtgtttataaaaatgaagatgaagaTGAACTTCCATTTGAAGCAGGGGAGTTGATCTATGTTTTACCATTTGATGACCCAGATGATCAGGTAACTGGACATATAGTTAAATTAGTAGCAATAAGGTTACTGTAGATTCAGAAATTATGCGTGCATTAATAATggcaattttgttatttt
It includes:
- the LOC139511993 gene encoding bridging integrator 2-like isoform X3, whose amino-acid sequence is MADHNKGGFMQKAQKKLTRTKTKVLQNLGKAEKTADDKFDEHVHNLERQQEVAHRFQKELRNYISCAKAMDIASKSFYNVMKETYEPEWKEEDKLKETIQSLELMWTDYLEHLTESVQNPLSTYTNHFQPLKQRIAKRNRKLDYFDNARHNAEVLQSAKKKDDVKITKANEELEESKRIYEVLNNELHNELPEFHNSRVNFYATTFKSYFNAESTFHGETAKLSDTLMSITETLAEEHKQYTYQPRPLSGIMANDMRFSFFMEPVVNGHSSGDNDSNHSSQQTISKKTSPKPDRPPSSPAAITTHETSMATPDLSVATPDTSFATAASTAATPIKTNGEGLTNGLSSEPESPPESPLYENSEVNYTTPSKVEKEFTKDESESRHTEHAEGPVDTYEEPMVNTEQPLVNGPTDEDLTQEASKETFKQTAVENSEEMPLHAPPKPQSEPPVPPKEPPPEDDDDIPTKAAPAVENKNEDQDSDHYYDRVPDQLDVSDDKDNDEDNFYEIPSSSKIPDVLPDDCLYVVVATHVYKNEDEDELPFEAGELIYVLPFDDPDDQDDGWLLGMRKSDGKKGVFPENFTKRV
- the LOC139511993 gene encoding myc box-dependent-interacting protein 1-like isoform X1, producing the protein MADHNKGGFMQKAQKKLTRTKTKVLQNLGKAEKTADDKFDEHVHNLERQQEVAHRFQKELRNYISCAKAMDIASKSFYNVMKETYEPEWKEEDKLKETIQSLELMWTDYLEHLTESVQNPLSTYTNHFQPLKQRIAKRNRKLDYFDNARHNAEVLQSAKKKDDVKITKANEELEESKRIYEVLNNELHNELPEFHNSRVNFYATTFKSYFNAESTFHGETAKLSDTLMSITETLAEEHKQYTYQPRPLSGIMANDMRFSFFMEPVVNGHSSGDNDSNHSSQQTISKKTSPKPDRPPSSPAAITTHETSMATPDLSVATPDTSFATAASTAATPIKTNGEGLTNGLSSEPESPPESPKTPEPQPEAPVPQSKAPEPQPEVVKKGPLYENSEVNYTTPSKVEKEFTKDESESRHTEHAEGPVDTYEEPMVNTEQPLVNGPTDEDLTQEASKETFKQTAVENSEEMPLHAPPKPQSEPPVPPKEPPPEDDDDIPTKAAPAVENKNEDQDSDHYYDRVPDQLDVSDDKDNDEDNFYEIPSSSKIPDVLPDDCLYVVVATHVYKNEDEDELPFEAGELIYVLPFDDPDDQDDGWLLGMRKSDGKKGVFPENFTKRV
- the LOC139511993 gene encoding myc box-dependent-interacting protein 1-like isoform X2 is translated as MADHNKGGFMQKAQKKLTRTKTKVLQNLGKAEKTADDKFDEHVHNLERQQEVAHRFQKELRNYISCAKAMDIASKSFYNVMKETYEPEWKEEDKLKETIQSLELMWTDYLEHLTESVQNPLSTYTNHFQPLKQRIAKRNRKLDYFDNARHNAEVLQSAKKKDDVKITKANEELEESKRIYEVLNNELHNELPEFHNSRVNFYATTFKSYFNAESTFHGETAKLSDTLMSITETLAEEHKQYTYQPRPLSGIMANEEPVVNGHSSGDNDSNHSSQQTISKKTSPKPDRPPSSPAAITTHETSMATPDLSVATPDTSFATAASTAATPIKTNGEGLTNGLSSEPESPPESPKTPEPQPEAPVPQSKAPEPQPEVVKKGPLYENSEVNYTTPSKVEKEFTKDESESRHTEHAEGPVDTYEEPMVNTEQPLVNGPTDEDLTQEASKETFKQTAVENSEEMPLHAPPKPQSEPPVPPKEPPPEDDDDIPTKAAPAVENKNEDQDSDHYYDRVPDQLDVSDDKDNDEDNFYEIPSSSKIPDVLPDDCLYVVVATHVYKNEDEDELPFEAGELIYVLPFDDPDDQDDGWLLGMRKSDGKKGVFPENFTKRV
- the LOC139511993 gene encoding myc box-dependent-interacting protein 1-like isoform X4 — protein: MADHNKGGFMQKAQKKLTRTKTKVLQNLGKAEKTADDKFDEHVHNLERQQEVAHRFQKELRNYISCAKAMDIASKSFYNVMKETYEPEWKEEDKLKETIQSLELMWTDYLEHLTESVQNPLSTYTNHFQPLKQRIAKRNRKLDYFDNARHNAEVLQSAKKKDDVKITKANEELEESKRIYEVLNNELHNELPEFHNSRVNFYATTFKSYFNAESTFHGETAKLSDTLMSITETLAEEHKQYTYQPRPLSGIMANEEPVVNGHSSGDNDSNHSSQQTISKKTSPKPDRPPSSPAAITTHETSMATPDLSVATPDTSFATAASTAATPIKTNGEGLTNGLSSEPESPPESPLYENSEVNYTTPSKVEKEFTKDESESRHTEHAEGPVDTYEEPMVNTEQPLVNGPTDEDLTQEASKETFKQTAVENSEEMPLHAPPKPQSEPPVPPKEPPPEDDDDIPTKAAPAVENKNEDQDSDHYYDRVPDQLDVSDDKDNDEDNFYEIPSSSKIPDVLPDDCLYVVVATHVYKNEDEDELPFEAGELIYVLPFDDPDDQDDGWLLGMRKSDGKKGVFPENFTKRV